AGATAGCCGGAGAGAAACCTGACTACGTTGATGTAAGGATCAAACGGTTTCGGTACCCGTTATCTTCCGGGAAGATGAAAGCCAACTGAGGCAAACGAAGCATTTTCTGGAAATGGCAAAAGGATGTGATGCTGTCGAAAGGGTCGCTAGTAAATAGCGACCCTTTCCATTTCGAAACTCTGTCCGTAGCCCACCGACCAAGCGGCTACGGACGCGGGCATTTCCGTCGCGTCCAATCTCGAAAGAGGAACGCGACATGAAAGACGACAAGACCCCTGCACCGCTGGCGTACTCCCCGCTGGACGCAGCGCGCCGTCTCGGCGTAGGCCGCTCCACCATCTACGAACTTATCAAGTCCGGCGAGCTGGAAGTCAGCAAGCTCGGCACCCGCACTTTGATCCATGCCGATTCCTGCGAGCGCGTGCTTGAGAAGTCTCGCGTGAAGTCGGGCAGCCGCGCGTGAGTCGCAAACGCAAGCCTGATCTGGAGGGCGCATCGTCGCCTGACCTGACGCCAGAGATGCGGGAAGAGGCGCTGCACCTGCTCGCTGAAGAAGAAGCTGGGATGAGTGAAACGGAACGCCGCGCGAAGGCCGACGCGAAGCGTAAACGGCTGCACAAAGAGCATCGTGCGCAGCAGCGTAAGAAAAAGAGCGGTGCTTCTGGCGGTGGCGGTGAAGAACAAACTGAAACCCCAGCAATGCCAGCGGCTGATCCGCGAATCGCGGAAGAAGTGCGCCGGTTCATGGAAGGCCAGCAGCAACGCATAGAAGAGGACGACGAGCGCAACCCGGTGCTGCCGTCGCTGAATACCAATCCGTTCGGCGCGGCGACCATCGTGCTGGATCGGTTCTTCACGAAGGACAGGGTTCGACTGCTGATCTACTACCGAGAAGATTGGTACCGCTACAAGAACCAACGCTGGGTGCTGGTGAGCAAGAAGGATGTGGAAAGCGTCTTGTTCAAGCGCCTCCTGCTCTGCCGGCAGGTCGATGCGGAAGGCGAGATTCATCCTTTTGTGACGTCGCAGCCGAACGTCAGCAAAATCTATTTTCAAATTGAGAACAACGAGACGATCCCGTCAGATCTGACGGTGCCTTGCGTGCGCGAGCCGGACGGGAATTGGCACGAAGTCGATGGGCAGGGACAGATGGTGTGTCGCGGCGAGATCGTGGACATGATGACGGGGGCTGCGAAGCCGACCTTGCATATGTTCGTGCCGAACGGCGCGGACTGGCGCTATGCCCCGGATGCCCCGAACCCTGAACGCTGGCTCCAGTTCCTTGAAGAGTTGTTCGGCAAAAAGGCCGACGAAATCGCCGTGCTACAAGAGTGGTTTGGCTACG
This is a stretch of genomic DNA from Rhodanobacter sp. FDAARGOS 1247. It encodes these proteins:
- a CDS encoding helix-turn-helix domain-containing protein — its product is MKDDKTPAPLAYSPLDAARRLGVGRSTIYELIKSGELEVSKLGTRTLIHADSCERVLEKSRVKSGSRA
- a CDS encoding phage/plasmid primase, P4 family, whose amino-acid sequence is MSRKRKPDLEGASSPDLTPEMREEALHLLAEEEAGMSETERRAKADAKRKRLHKEHRAQQRKKKSGASGGGGEEQTETPAMPAADPRIAEEVRRFMEGQQQRIEEDDERNPVLPSLNTNPFGAATIVLDRFFTKDRVRLLIYYREDWYRYKNQRWVLVSKKDVESVLFKRLLLCRQVDAEGEIHPFVTSQPNVSKIYFQIENNETIPSDLTVPCVREPDGNWHEVDGQGQMVCRGEIVDMMTGAAKPTLHMFVPNGADWRYAPDAPNPERWLQFLEELFGKKADEIAVLQEWFGYVLSGDTWAQKALLIVGPKRAGKGTIGGVLKLLLGKSMVSSPAINAIGDRFGLQDSINKRLLLVSDAKLSSKKDTMAVVENLLRIVGNDPVMVDRKGKEPITDQLGVRVMMLTNTLPQFADSSDAISSRFLILQLGKSFFDNEDHQLLDKLTDELPGIALWSIEGYQRLRERGRFDEPESSEQARKDWYETGNPLAEFVKDYCVFPSANSAKPEDFTYAYNVWRQKREMTVIASNKLIQELQAMHGDGIKRGYKGSDRCWRGIELNELGKELLPPPPDPRDVPNGF